The Centroberyx gerrardi isolate f3 chromosome 12, fCenGer3.hap1.cur.20231027, whole genome shotgun sequence genome has a window encoding:
- the LOC139922304 gene encoding aryl hydrocarbon receptor nuclear translocator isoform X5 gives MLFHTDMSSSNPELPDPNLGMGASGTQASGGTVVPKGTNKRRAAPDFDDDDDEGSKLFRCDDDTGGSNNDKERFARENHSEIERRRRNKMTAYITELSDMVPTCSALARKPDKLTILRMAVSHMKSLRGSGNTNADGTYKPSFLTDQELKHLILEAADGFLFVVSCETGRVVYVSDSLTPVLNQSQSEWLGSSLYDQLHPDDTEKLREQLSTAENNNTGRMLDLKTGTVKKEGQQSSVRMSMGARRSFICRMRCGTCAVEPMSMNRLNFLRTRNRNGLGAAKEGEPQYVVVHCTGYIKSWPPAGVSLTDEETDNTQGSRYCLVAIGRLQVTCCPGDSDMNSISVPVEFISRHNCQGTFIFVDHRCMATVGYQPQELLGKNILELAHPEDQGLLRDSFQQVVKLKGQVLSVMFRFRSKSREWIWMRTSSFTFQNPFSEEIEYIICTNANVKQLQQQQQAELEGGGGGRDGLYEAGPITLSQMPVQAVTAAGPDHSKSLEKPDLYPSLYAGPDQTKGLPSTSTPNTQIYPPANNYTAARPNDAYRPVSMTPQMVQTPQMVQTPQMVQTPQMVQPAHSAGQMLAQMSRQNGAPPSVTPANTGSPLQGGPAGGWPGAGAGAGARPPFNNQVAPQAAKTMSPPFAAMGGFIGGSSNSFGQMPTGAAPTPTNGANYPPINARASMNTNGYDGSQSGAQFPSRAAEAVWPQWQGQQHSQSNAEQHPHAQGNQQDMFPDVLSMLDQPANFNNDDFEIPMYPSFNE, from the exons atgttattCCACACGGACATGTCCTCTTCAAACCCAG AGTTACCAGATCCAAATCTGGGTATGGGGGCAAGTGGGACCCAAGCAAGTGGTGGGACTGTCGTACCAAAAGGGACCAACAAAAGAAGAGctgc GCCAGactttgatgatgatgacgatgaagGAAGCAAGTTGTTCAG GTGTGACGATGACACAGGAGGCTCCAATAATGACAAGGAGCGCTTTGCCAG GGAGAACCACAGTGAGATTGAGAGGCGGAGGCGGAACAAGATGACCGCATACATCACAGAATTATCGGACATGGTGCCCACATGCAGTGCACTGGCACGGAAACCAGACAAACTAACCATCCTACGAATGGCTGTGTCCCATATGAAGTCTCTGAGAGGGAGTGGCAATACCAATGCAGACGGGACATACAAACCATCTTTTCTCACTGACCAG GAGCTGAAGCATCTCATCCTGGAGGCAGCCGATGGCTTCCTGTTTGTGGTGTCATGTGAGACTGGCCGCGTTGTTTACGTCTCTGACTCCCTGACACCGGTCCTCAACCAATCACAGTCTGAATGGCTTGGCTCTTCCCTTTACGACCAGCTCCACCCAGATGACACAGAAAAGCTCAGGGAGCAGCTCTCTACTGCAGAGAATAACAACACAG GGAGGATGTTGGATTTAAAGACAGGAACAGTGAAGAAGGAAGGCCAACAGTCCTCAGTCAGAATGAGTATGGGAGCCCGTCGATCATTCATCTGCAGAATGAG gTGTGGCACGTGTGCAGTGGAACCCATGTCTATGAACAGACTGAACTTCCTTAGGACTAGAAACAG gaaTGGTTTGGGTGCAGCCAAGGAAGGAGAGCCCCAGTATGTAGTTGTCCACTGCACCGGATACATCAAGTCCTGGCCTCCTGCAG GAGTGTCGTTAACAGACGAAGAAACAGACAACACTCAGGGGAGTCGCTACTGTCTAGTTGCCATTGGGAGACTACAG GTGACTTGCTGCCCAGGTGACTCAGACATGAACAGCATCAGTGTTCCAGTGGAGTTCATCTCACGCCATAACTGCCAGGGCACCTTCATCTTTGTAGACCACCGCTGTATGGCCACCGTGGGCTACCAGCCCCAG GAATTACTGGGTAAGAACATTCTGGAACTGGCCCATCCTGAAGACCAGGGCTTACTGAGAGACAGCTTCCAACAG GTGGTGAAGCTGAAGGGCCAGGTCCTGTCGGTGATGTTCCGGTTCCGCTCTAAATCCAGAGAATGGATCTGGATGAGAACCAGCTCCTTCACCTTCCAGAACCCATTTTCAGAGGAGATTGAGTATATCATCTGTACCAATGCCAATGTCAA gcagttacagcagcagcagcaggcagagctggagggaggtggaggaggaagagacggTCTATATGAGGCAGGACCAATCACCCTCTCACAG ATGCCAGTGCAGGCGGTGACAGCGGCAGGGCCGGACCACAGTAAGAGCCTAGAGAAGCCAGATCTCTACCCCTCCCTTTACGCAGGCCCGGACCAGACCAAGGGCctgccctccacctccactcccAACACCCAGATCTACCCTCCAGCCAACAACTACACTGCTGCCCGGCCCAATGATGCGTACAG GCCTGTTAGTATGACCCCTCAGATGGTGCAGACCCCTCAGATGGTGCAGACCCCTCAGATGGTGCAGACCCCTCAGATGGTGCAGCCGGCTCACTCGGCAGGGCAGATGCTGGCTCAGATGTCTCGTCAGAATGGAGCTCCCCCGTCGGTCACCCCCGCCAACACCGGCAGCCCCCTCCAGGGAGGGCCAGCAGGAGGTTGGCCTGGGGCAGGTGCTGGGGCCGGAGCTAGACCACCATTCAACAACCAG GTGGCTCCCCAGGCAGCAAAGACCATGTCTCCACCATTTGCTGCCATGGGGGGATTCATAGGTGGCTCCTCCAACTCTTTTGGCCAGATGCCCACAGGTGCTGCTCCCACGCCTACCAATGGTGCAAACTACCCACCCATCAATGCACGTGCCAGCATGAACACCAACGGTTATG ATGGCTCTCAGTCTGGGGCACAGTTCCCCTCCCGGGCGGCGGAGGCAGTGTGGCCCCAGTGGCAAGGCCAGCAGCACTCCCAGAGTAACGCAGAACAGCACCCTCATGCTCAGGGCAACCAGCAAGACATGTTCCCT GATGTGCTGTCTATGCTGGACCAGCCTGCCAACTTCAACAACGATGACTTTGAGATTCCCATGTACCCTTCATTCAACGAGTGA
- the LOC139922304 gene encoding aryl hydrocarbon receptor nuclear translocator isoform X2 — translation MLFHTDMSSSNPELPDPNLGMGASGTQASGGTVVPKGTNKRRAAPDFDDDDDEGSKLFRCDDDTGGSNNDKERFARENHSEIERRRRNKMTAYITELSDMVPTCSALARKPDKLTILRMAVSHMKSLRGSGNTNADGTYKPSFLTDQELKHLILEAADGFLFVVSCETGRVVYVSDSLTPVLNQSQSEWLGSSLYDQLHPDDTEKLREQLSTAENNNTGRMLDLKTGTVKKEGQQSSVRMSMGARRSFICRMRCGTCAVEPMSMNRLNFLRTRNRNGLGAAKEGEPQYVVVHCTGYIKSWPPAGVSLTDEETDNTQGSRYCLVAIGRLQVTCCPGDSDMNSISVPVEFISRHNCQGTFIFVDHRCMATVGYQPQELLGKNILELAHPEDQGLLRDSFQQVVKLKGQVLSVMFRFRSKSREWIWMRTSSFTFQNPFSEEIEYIICTNANVKTSTQDPLTPLSSPGGSLPPSLGQSSPNCPPVVLSPGQVATRQLQQQQQAELEGGGGGRDGLYEAGPITLSQMPVQAVTAAGPDHSKSLEKPDLYPSLYAGPDQTKGLPSTSTPNTQIYPPANNYTAARPNDAYRPVSMTPQMVQTPQMVQTPQMVQTPQMVQPAHSAGQMLAQMSRQNGAPPSVTPANTGSPLQGGPAGGWPGAGAGAGARPPFNNQQVAPQAAKTMSPPFAAMGGFIGGSSNSFGQMPTGAAPTPTNGANYPPINARASMNTNGYDGSQSGAQFPSRAAEAVWPQWQGQQHSQSNAEQHPHAQGNQQDMFPDVLSMLDQPANFNNDDFEIPMYPSFNE, via the exons atgttattCCACACGGACATGTCCTCTTCAAACCCAG AGTTACCAGATCCAAATCTGGGTATGGGGGCAAGTGGGACCCAAGCAAGTGGTGGGACTGTCGTACCAAAAGGGACCAACAAAAGAAGAGctgc GCCAGactttgatgatgatgacgatgaagGAAGCAAGTTGTTCAG GTGTGACGATGACACAGGAGGCTCCAATAATGACAAGGAGCGCTTTGCCAG GGAGAACCACAGTGAGATTGAGAGGCGGAGGCGGAACAAGATGACCGCATACATCACAGAATTATCGGACATGGTGCCCACATGCAGTGCACTGGCACGGAAACCAGACAAACTAACCATCCTACGAATGGCTGTGTCCCATATGAAGTCTCTGAGAGGGAGTGGCAATACCAATGCAGACGGGACATACAAACCATCTTTTCTCACTGACCAG GAGCTGAAGCATCTCATCCTGGAGGCAGCCGATGGCTTCCTGTTTGTGGTGTCATGTGAGACTGGCCGCGTTGTTTACGTCTCTGACTCCCTGACACCGGTCCTCAACCAATCACAGTCTGAATGGCTTGGCTCTTCCCTTTACGACCAGCTCCACCCAGATGACACAGAAAAGCTCAGGGAGCAGCTCTCTACTGCAGAGAATAACAACACAG GGAGGATGTTGGATTTAAAGACAGGAACAGTGAAGAAGGAAGGCCAACAGTCCTCAGTCAGAATGAGTATGGGAGCCCGTCGATCATTCATCTGCAGAATGAG gTGTGGCACGTGTGCAGTGGAACCCATGTCTATGAACAGACTGAACTTCCTTAGGACTAGAAACAG gaaTGGTTTGGGTGCAGCCAAGGAAGGAGAGCCCCAGTATGTAGTTGTCCACTGCACCGGATACATCAAGTCCTGGCCTCCTGCAG GAGTGTCGTTAACAGACGAAGAAACAGACAACACTCAGGGGAGTCGCTACTGTCTAGTTGCCATTGGGAGACTACAG GTGACTTGCTGCCCAGGTGACTCAGACATGAACAGCATCAGTGTTCCAGTGGAGTTCATCTCACGCCATAACTGCCAGGGCACCTTCATCTTTGTAGACCACCGCTGTATGGCCACCGTGGGCTACCAGCCCCAG GAATTACTGGGTAAGAACATTCTGGAACTGGCCCATCCTGAAGACCAGGGCTTACTGAGAGACAGCTTCCAACAG GTGGTGAAGCTGAAGGGCCAGGTCCTGTCGGTGATGTTCCGGTTCCGCTCTAAATCCAGAGAATGGATCTGGATGAGAACCAGCTCCTTCACCTTCCAGAACCCATTTTCAGAGGAGATTGAGTATATCATCTGTACCAATGCCAATGTCAA AACCTCGACTCAggaccccctcacccccctctcctccccagggGGTTCGCTGCCCCCCTCCCTGGGCCAGAGCAGCCCAAACTGCCCTCCTGTGGTGCTCAGCCCGGGGCAGGTGGCCACCAG gcagttacagcagcagcagcaggcagagctggagggaggtggaggaggaagagacggTCTATATGAGGCAGGACCAATCACCCTCTCACAG ATGCCAGTGCAGGCGGTGACAGCGGCAGGGCCGGACCACAGTAAGAGCCTAGAGAAGCCAGATCTCTACCCCTCCCTTTACGCAGGCCCGGACCAGACCAAGGGCctgccctccacctccactcccAACACCCAGATCTACCCTCCAGCCAACAACTACACTGCTGCCCGGCCCAATGATGCGTACAG GCCTGTTAGTATGACCCCTCAGATGGTGCAGACCCCTCAGATGGTGCAGACCCCTCAGATGGTGCAGACCCCTCAGATGGTGCAGCCGGCTCACTCGGCAGGGCAGATGCTGGCTCAGATGTCTCGTCAGAATGGAGCTCCCCCGTCGGTCACCCCCGCCAACACCGGCAGCCCCCTCCAGGGAGGGCCAGCAGGAGGTTGGCCTGGGGCAGGTGCTGGGGCCGGAGCTAGACCACCATTCAACAACCAG CAGGTGGCTCCCCAGGCAGCAAAGACCATGTCTCCACCATTTGCTGCCATGGGGGGATTCATAGGTGGCTCCTCCAACTCTTTTGGCCAGATGCCCACAGGTGCTGCTCCCACGCCTACCAATGGTGCAAACTACCCACCCATCAATGCACGTGCCAGCATGAACACCAACGGTTATG ATGGCTCTCAGTCTGGGGCACAGTTCCCCTCCCGGGCGGCGGAGGCAGTGTGGCCCCAGTGGCAAGGCCAGCAGCACTCCCAGAGTAACGCAGAACAGCACCCTCATGCTCAGGGCAACCAGCAAGACATGTTCCCT GATGTGCTGTCTATGCTGGACCAGCCTGCCAACTTCAACAACGATGACTTTGAGATTCCCATGTACCCTTCATTCAACGAGTGA
- the LOC139922304 gene encoding aryl hydrocarbon receptor nuclear translocator isoform X4 produces the protein MLFHTDMSSSNPELPDPNLGMGASGTQASGGTVVPKGTNKRRAAPDFDDDDDEGSKLFRCDDDTGGSNNDKERFARENHSEIERRRRNKMTAYITELSDMVPTCSALARKPDKLTILRMAVSHMKSLRGSGNTNADGTYKPSFLTDQELKHLILEAADGFLFVVSCETGRVVYVSDSLTPVLNQSQSEWLGSSLYDQLHPDDTEKLREQLSTAENNNTGRMLDLKTGTVKKEGQQSSVRMSMGARRSFICRMRCGTCAVEPMSMNRLNFLRTRNRNGLGAAKEGEPQYVVVHCTGYIKSWPPAGVSLTDEETDNTQGSRYCLVAIGRLQVTCCPGDSDMNSISVPVEFISRHNCQGTFIFVDHRCMATVGYQPQELLGKNILELAHPEDQGLLRDSFQQVVKLKGQVLSVMFRFRSKSREWIWMRTSSFTFQNPFSEEIEYIICTNANVKQLQQQQQAELEGGGGGRDGLYEAGPITLSQMPVQAVTAAGPDHSKSLEKPDLYPSLYAGPDQTKGLPSTSTPNTQIYPPANNYTAARPNDAYRPVSMTPQMVQTPQMVQTPQMVQTPQMVQPAHSAGQMLAQMSRQNGAPPSVTPANTGSPLQGGPAGGWPGAGAGAGARPPFNNQQVAPQAAKTMSPPFAAMGGFIGGSSNSFGQMPTGAAPTPTNGANYPPINARASMNTNGYDGSQSGAQFPSRAAEAVWPQWQGQQHSQSNAEQHPHAQGNQQDMFPDVLSMLDQPANFNNDDFEIPMYPSFNE, from the exons atgttattCCACACGGACATGTCCTCTTCAAACCCAG AGTTACCAGATCCAAATCTGGGTATGGGGGCAAGTGGGACCCAAGCAAGTGGTGGGACTGTCGTACCAAAAGGGACCAACAAAAGAAGAGctgc GCCAGactttgatgatgatgacgatgaagGAAGCAAGTTGTTCAG GTGTGACGATGACACAGGAGGCTCCAATAATGACAAGGAGCGCTTTGCCAG GGAGAACCACAGTGAGATTGAGAGGCGGAGGCGGAACAAGATGACCGCATACATCACAGAATTATCGGACATGGTGCCCACATGCAGTGCACTGGCACGGAAACCAGACAAACTAACCATCCTACGAATGGCTGTGTCCCATATGAAGTCTCTGAGAGGGAGTGGCAATACCAATGCAGACGGGACATACAAACCATCTTTTCTCACTGACCAG GAGCTGAAGCATCTCATCCTGGAGGCAGCCGATGGCTTCCTGTTTGTGGTGTCATGTGAGACTGGCCGCGTTGTTTACGTCTCTGACTCCCTGACACCGGTCCTCAACCAATCACAGTCTGAATGGCTTGGCTCTTCCCTTTACGACCAGCTCCACCCAGATGACACAGAAAAGCTCAGGGAGCAGCTCTCTACTGCAGAGAATAACAACACAG GGAGGATGTTGGATTTAAAGACAGGAACAGTGAAGAAGGAAGGCCAACAGTCCTCAGTCAGAATGAGTATGGGAGCCCGTCGATCATTCATCTGCAGAATGAG gTGTGGCACGTGTGCAGTGGAACCCATGTCTATGAACAGACTGAACTTCCTTAGGACTAGAAACAG gaaTGGTTTGGGTGCAGCCAAGGAAGGAGAGCCCCAGTATGTAGTTGTCCACTGCACCGGATACATCAAGTCCTGGCCTCCTGCAG GAGTGTCGTTAACAGACGAAGAAACAGACAACACTCAGGGGAGTCGCTACTGTCTAGTTGCCATTGGGAGACTACAG GTGACTTGCTGCCCAGGTGACTCAGACATGAACAGCATCAGTGTTCCAGTGGAGTTCATCTCACGCCATAACTGCCAGGGCACCTTCATCTTTGTAGACCACCGCTGTATGGCCACCGTGGGCTACCAGCCCCAG GAATTACTGGGTAAGAACATTCTGGAACTGGCCCATCCTGAAGACCAGGGCTTACTGAGAGACAGCTTCCAACAG GTGGTGAAGCTGAAGGGCCAGGTCCTGTCGGTGATGTTCCGGTTCCGCTCTAAATCCAGAGAATGGATCTGGATGAGAACCAGCTCCTTCACCTTCCAGAACCCATTTTCAGAGGAGATTGAGTATATCATCTGTACCAATGCCAATGTCAA gcagttacagcagcagcagcaggcagagctggagggaggtggaggaggaagagacggTCTATATGAGGCAGGACCAATCACCCTCTCACAG ATGCCAGTGCAGGCGGTGACAGCGGCAGGGCCGGACCACAGTAAGAGCCTAGAGAAGCCAGATCTCTACCCCTCCCTTTACGCAGGCCCGGACCAGACCAAGGGCctgccctccacctccactcccAACACCCAGATCTACCCTCCAGCCAACAACTACACTGCTGCCCGGCCCAATGATGCGTACAG GCCTGTTAGTATGACCCCTCAGATGGTGCAGACCCCTCAGATGGTGCAGACCCCTCAGATGGTGCAGACCCCTCAGATGGTGCAGCCGGCTCACTCGGCAGGGCAGATGCTGGCTCAGATGTCTCGTCAGAATGGAGCTCCCCCGTCGGTCACCCCCGCCAACACCGGCAGCCCCCTCCAGGGAGGGCCAGCAGGAGGTTGGCCTGGGGCAGGTGCTGGGGCCGGAGCTAGACCACCATTCAACAACCAG CAGGTGGCTCCCCAGGCAGCAAAGACCATGTCTCCACCATTTGCTGCCATGGGGGGATTCATAGGTGGCTCCTCCAACTCTTTTGGCCAGATGCCCACAGGTGCTGCTCCCACGCCTACCAATGGTGCAAACTACCCACCCATCAATGCACGTGCCAGCATGAACACCAACGGTTATG ATGGCTCTCAGTCTGGGGCACAGTTCCCCTCCCGGGCGGCGGAGGCAGTGTGGCCCCAGTGGCAAGGCCAGCAGCACTCCCAGAGTAACGCAGAACAGCACCCTCATGCTCAGGGCAACCAGCAAGACATGTTCCCT GATGTGCTGTCTATGCTGGACCAGCCTGCCAACTTCAACAACGATGACTTTGAGATTCCCATGTACCCTTCATTCAACGAGTGA
- the LOC139922304 gene encoding aryl hydrocarbon receptor nuclear translocator isoform X3: MLFHTDMSSSNPELPDPNLGMGASGTQASGGTVVPKGTNKRRAAPDFDDDDDEGSKLFRCDDDTGGSNNDKERFARENHSEIERRRRNKMTAYITELSDMVPTCSALARKPDKLTILRMAVSHMKSLRGSGNTNADGTYKPSFLTDQELKHLILEAADGFLFVVSCETGRVVYVSDSLTPVLNQSQSEWLGSSLYDQLHPDDTEKLREQLSTAENNNTGRMLDLKTGTVKKEGQQSSVRMSMGARRSFICRMRCGTCAVEPMSMNRLNFLRTRNRNGLGAAKEGEPQYVVVHCTGYIKSWPPAGVSLTDEETDNTQGSRYCLVAIGRLQVTCCPGDSDMNSISVPVEFISRHNCQGTFIFVDHRCMATVGYQPQELLGKNILELAHPEDQGLLRDSFQQVVKLKGQVLSVMFRFRSKSREWIWMRTSSFTFQNPFSEEIEYIICTNANVNRTSTQDPLTPLSSPGGSLPPSLGQSSPNCPPVVLSPGQVATRQLQQQQQAELEGGGGGRDGLYEAGPITLSQMPVQAVTAAGPDHSKSLEKPDLYPSLYAGPDQTKGLPSTSTPNTQIYPPANNYTAARPNDAYRPVSMTPQMVQTPQMVQTPQMVQTPQMVQPAHSAGQMLAQMSRQNGAPPSVTPANTGSPLQGGPAGGWPGAGAGAGARPPFNNQVAPQAAKTMSPPFAAMGGFIGGSSNSFGQMPTGAAPTPTNGANYPPINARASMNTNGYDGSQSGAQFPSRAAEAVWPQWQGQQHSQSNAEQHPHAQGNQQDMFPDVLSMLDQPANFNNDDFEIPMYPSFNE, from the exons atgttattCCACACGGACATGTCCTCTTCAAACCCAG AGTTACCAGATCCAAATCTGGGTATGGGGGCAAGTGGGACCCAAGCAAGTGGTGGGACTGTCGTACCAAAAGGGACCAACAAAAGAAGAGctgc GCCAGactttgatgatgatgacgatgaagGAAGCAAGTTGTTCAG GTGTGACGATGACACAGGAGGCTCCAATAATGACAAGGAGCGCTTTGCCAG GGAGAACCACAGTGAGATTGAGAGGCGGAGGCGGAACAAGATGACCGCATACATCACAGAATTATCGGACATGGTGCCCACATGCAGTGCACTGGCACGGAAACCAGACAAACTAACCATCCTACGAATGGCTGTGTCCCATATGAAGTCTCTGAGAGGGAGTGGCAATACCAATGCAGACGGGACATACAAACCATCTTTTCTCACTGACCAG GAGCTGAAGCATCTCATCCTGGAGGCAGCCGATGGCTTCCTGTTTGTGGTGTCATGTGAGACTGGCCGCGTTGTTTACGTCTCTGACTCCCTGACACCGGTCCTCAACCAATCACAGTCTGAATGGCTTGGCTCTTCCCTTTACGACCAGCTCCACCCAGATGACACAGAAAAGCTCAGGGAGCAGCTCTCTACTGCAGAGAATAACAACACAG GGAGGATGTTGGATTTAAAGACAGGAACAGTGAAGAAGGAAGGCCAACAGTCCTCAGTCAGAATGAGTATGGGAGCCCGTCGATCATTCATCTGCAGAATGAG gTGTGGCACGTGTGCAGTGGAACCCATGTCTATGAACAGACTGAACTTCCTTAGGACTAGAAACAG gaaTGGTTTGGGTGCAGCCAAGGAAGGAGAGCCCCAGTATGTAGTTGTCCACTGCACCGGATACATCAAGTCCTGGCCTCCTGCAG GAGTGTCGTTAACAGACGAAGAAACAGACAACACTCAGGGGAGTCGCTACTGTCTAGTTGCCATTGGGAGACTACAG GTGACTTGCTGCCCAGGTGACTCAGACATGAACAGCATCAGTGTTCCAGTGGAGTTCATCTCACGCCATAACTGCCAGGGCACCTTCATCTTTGTAGACCACCGCTGTATGGCCACCGTGGGCTACCAGCCCCAG GAATTACTGGGTAAGAACATTCTGGAACTGGCCCATCCTGAAGACCAGGGCTTACTGAGAGACAGCTTCCAACAG GTGGTGAAGCTGAAGGGCCAGGTCCTGTCGGTGATGTTCCGGTTCCGCTCTAAATCCAGAGAATGGATCTGGATGAGAACCAGCTCCTTCACCTTCCAGAACCCATTTTCAGAGGAGATTGAGTATATCATCTGTACCAATGCCAATGTCAA TAGAACCTCGACTCAggaccccctcacccccctctcctccccagggGGTTCGCTGCCCCCCTCCCTGGGCCAGAGCAGCCCAAACTGCCCTCCTGTGGTGCTCAGCCCGGGGCAGGTGGCCACCAG gcagttacagcagcagcagcaggcagagctggagggaggtggaggaggaagagacggTCTATATGAGGCAGGACCAATCACCCTCTCACAG ATGCCAGTGCAGGCGGTGACAGCGGCAGGGCCGGACCACAGTAAGAGCCTAGAGAAGCCAGATCTCTACCCCTCCCTTTACGCAGGCCCGGACCAGACCAAGGGCctgccctccacctccactcccAACACCCAGATCTACCCTCCAGCCAACAACTACACTGCTGCCCGGCCCAATGATGCGTACAG GCCTGTTAGTATGACCCCTCAGATGGTGCAGACCCCTCAGATGGTGCAGACCCCTCAGATGGTGCAGACCCCTCAGATGGTGCAGCCGGCTCACTCGGCAGGGCAGATGCTGGCTCAGATGTCTCGTCAGAATGGAGCTCCCCCGTCGGTCACCCCCGCCAACACCGGCAGCCCCCTCCAGGGAGGGCCAGCAGGAGGTTGGCCTGGGGCAGGTGCTGGGGCCGGAGCTAGACCACCATTCAACAACCAG GTGGCTCCCCAGGCAGCAAAGACCATGTCTCCACCATTTGCTGCCATGGGGGGATTCATAGGTGGCTCCTCCAACTCTTTTGGCCAGATGCCCACAGGTGCTGCTCCCACGCCTACCAATGGTGCAAACTACCCACCCATCAATGCACGTGCCAGCATGAACACCAACGGTTATG ATGGCTCTCAGTCTGGGGCACAGTTCCCCTCCCGGGCGGCGGAGGCAGTGTGGCCCCAGTGGCAAGGCCAGCAGCACTCCCAGAGTAACGCAGAACAGCACCCTCATGCTCAGGGCAACCAGCAAGACATGTTCCCT GATGTGCTGTCTATGCTGGACCAGCCTGCCAACTTCAACAACGATGACTTTGAGATTCCCATGTACCCTTCATTCAACGAGTGA